One window from the genome of Anopheles coluzzii chromosome X, AcolN3, whole genome shotgun sequence encodes:
- the LOC120957597 gene encoding glycine, alanine and asparagine-rich protein-like, translating to SLCFSTLISSHHGTAPVWPVARNIKPPVQVWFSNRRAKWRREEKLRSQKRLINHVGGVGGGGGSGGGGGLGNGGLVGSGSLGGGGGGGGQSGGGTGPAGAGGGVIGSIGTAAICSPSATAAKLYQSEYDNPYGAAAAAAAVASGQPTTADCYSSAIGNSAAAVGLMSAQPPRDNYQYLLSDSLHSLSMPYSFHHRLPCSSPSTVQPMDLNTHSAASAAAAAAAAASAAAYSQSINMTDLSQMTPPSAAAAAAAVAAAGLPPVPSRHLPIITSAIAGGGNGGGGGGGGGGSANGSAGSGGELGEPGSGVVTAASGASGGGGTSGGSSGTGNPSAQQQQQQPPQQSGGHYITRLE from the coding sequence TCTCTTTGCTTTTCTACGCTAATTTCGTCCCACCATGGAACGGCACCTGTCTGGCCTGTCGCGCGTAACATAAAACCTCCCGTTCAGGTTTGGTTTTCGAACCGGCGGGCCAAGTGGCGCCGGGAGGAGAAGCTCCGCTCGCAAAAGCGGCTAATTAACCACGTGGGCGGTgtgggcggcggcggcggcagcggtggtggcggcggcctCGGCAACGGGGGGCTGGTGGGCAGTGGCAGcctcggcggtggtggcggcggcggcggccagtCGGGCGGCGGTACGGGCCCGGCTGGCGCGGGCGGCGGCGTGATCGGGAGCATCGGCACGGCGGCCATCTGCTCGCCGTCGGCGACGGCCGCCAAGCTGTACCAGTCCGAGTACGACAACCCGTacggggcggcggcggctgcggccgCCGTCGCGTCCGGCCAGCCCACCACCGCCGACTGCTACAGCAGCGCGATCGGCAACTCGGCCGCCGCCGTCGGCCTAATGTCGGCGCAGCCGCCCCGCGACAACTACCAGTACTTGCTGTCGGATTCGCTGCATTCGCTCAGCATGCCTTACTCGTTCCACCACCGGCTGCCGTGCAGTTCGCCCTCGACCGTGCAGCCGATGGACCTGAACACGCACTCGGCTGCGtcggcggctgcggcggctgcggcggccGCGTCCGCCGCCGCCTACAGCCAGTCGATCAACATGACGGACCTGTCGCAGATGACGCCGCCGAgcgcggcggcggctgcggcggccGTCGCTGCCGCCGGGCTGCCCCCGGTTCCGTCCCGCCACCTGCCGATAATTACCAGCGCGATAGCGGGCGGCggcaacggtggtggtggtggtggcggcggcggcggctcaGCAAACGGTTCGGCCGGGTCGGGCGGCGAGCTCGGCGAACCGGGCAGTGGTGTGGTGACGGCCGCCAGCGGTGCCAGTGGGGGCGGCGGAACCAGTGGCGGAAGCAGTGGCACGGGGAACCCTtccgcacagcagcagcagcagcagccgccccAGCAGAGCGGCGGCCATTACATTACGCGGCTAGAATAA
- the LOC120948295 gene encoding myb-like protein AA produces ISSAAAAAAAAAAAAAAAAMLPMLHPNPSSSSSPTPSCSSSSSSHQPPLHNPHAHHHPHHHAHLNAHLHGGVPGALSSPPPAKVSAELVSGLSHHLSILSSSASSPNSSSTSCATASLGHRLQPPHHLSHNLHDHHHHYLQHHHHQQQEQQQQQQQQQQQQQQQQQQQQQQHQQQQRHLHPALGSPRLSPLHGSSLLDQHASACSIPGSIHSSLATHPTHQDSGQLGYHGHGNTHGHLFRSSYRSLFRHPETATIAALRSCSSPTHPPLATPTSAPPPPPPPPPPPPPPPAPPPSGSGSGGSSSAAGPNPEQSTDGGPTIAGPP; encoded by the coding sequence ATCTCgtcggcggcagcagcggcggccgcagcggcagcagccgccgcGGCCGCAGCCATGTTACCCATGCTGCATCCGAAtccgtcctcctcctcctccccgaCGCCCTCGTGCTCGTCCAGCTCCTCCTCCCATCAGCCGCCGCTTCACAATCCGCACGCACACCATCACCCGCATCACCACGCCCACCTCAATGCGCATCTGCACGGGGGCGTCCCGGGCGCGCTGTCCTCCCCGCCGCCGGCCAAGGTGTCGGCCGAGCTGGTATCGGGGCTGTCGCACCATCTTTCCATCCTTTCGTCCTCCGCCTCCTCGCCGaactcctcctccacctcctgtGCTACGGCGTCGCTGGGCCATCGGCTTCAGCCGCCCCACCATCTGTCGCACAACCTGCACGACCATCACCATCACTATCTgcaacatcaccaccatcagcagcaagagcagcagcagcagcagcagcagcaacaacaacagcagcagcagcagcaacaacaacaacagcaacaacaccagcaacagcagcgccaTCTACATCCTGCGCTGGGATCGCCCCGGCTGTCGCCACTGCACGGCAGCTCCCTGCTCGACCAGCACGCGAGCGCTTGCAGCATCCCGGGCAGCATCCACAGCAGCCTAGCGACCCATCCCACCCACCAGGACAGTGGCCAGCTCGGGTACCACGGGCATGGCAATACACACGGCCACCTGTTCCGGTCGTCGTACCGGTCGCTGTTTCGCCATCCCGAGACGGCAACCATCGCTGCGCTGCGATCGTGCAGCTCTCCCACCCACCCGCCACTTGCTACACCTACTTCAGCacctccccctcctcctcctcctcctccgccgccgcctcctcctcctgctcctccgccGTCTGGGTCCGGTTCGGGGGGTTCATCTTCCGCAGCAGGGCCGAACCCGGAGCAAAGCACTGACGGTGGGCCCACTATCGCTGGTCCACCCTAA